GCCTCCGGCAACGATGCCCCACATGCGCCAGAGAGCCTTGCCTCCGTGTATCTGTGAGCCCACATTCGTGCCACGCTTGCTCATCACTGCAAGGAGAACTCCTCCTAGCATGAGTAGAGCTCCCATTCCTCGCGCCACGTCCATCTCGTGTTGATTGGCGCGGAAGAGTCCCAGTTCGTCGATGATAAGGCTCATCAGAACCTGTCCGAGGAGTGGGAGCAACACCGTCTCCACCGCACCGAGGAACGGGAACAACAAGATGTTGGACGTCAAGGCGAGCACGCCTAGTGGACCACCCAAGAGAGTCCACACAGGCAATCCTTCGGGCAGGTGAATGCCACGTCCCTCAATCGCGACGATCAATACGAGGAAGACCGTACCCACCGCAAAGGAGACCAGCGAGGAAAAGAATGGGGAACCAACGTTGAGTCGCAGGCGTGAGTTCACTGCCGTCTGAATGGACAGACCAAGTCCAACAGCGACCGCAACAAGAATTGAAAGCACTGGTTAAGCCTGCCACATGGTCAGGAGAGTTCCTTGAGGAGAGGCTCCACCAGATGACTCCACCGCCATTGAGCGTCAACCCACTGGCGCCCGGCCTCGCCCATCTTCTTGGCGCGGGCGGGATCCTCGAGCAGATAACGGAGCGCTGCGGCTGTTGCTGCAGGCCGTCCTCCAGCAGCCACTAGCCCTGTTTGGCGGTTCACAACTGCCTCTGGAGCGCCACCAGAATCGCCCGCCACGACGGGAAGCCCAGCTGCATATGCCTCCAGATACACGATCCCGAGCCCTTCAATATCTAAGCCGCCACCTCGCGTCCGGCAGGGCATCGCAAAGATATCTCCCAAAGAATAGTGAGCCGCAAGTTCCGCGTAGGGCACTTCGCCGGTGAAAATGATGGAATCGGCTAGACCGGGCATAGCGACGACGTCGTCGGCCATCTTTCGCAACGTTTCTTCGTACGGACCTTTTCCTACAATGACGAGTTTGGCGGTGGGGAAATGTGATCTCACAGAGGGCCACGCCTCGATGAGCGTGTCCTGGCCTTTGCGCTCGACGAGGCGCGAGATACACACCACAACGGGTTCGTCCCCAATTCCGTATCGCGTGCGCAAGGTATCGCGCCATTCTTGAGAAAATGCGAAGTCTTCTGGATTGATACCGCCGGGCATGCGCACGTGATGCGTGCTGCCGATGGGGCGCGAGAGCCTGCGCACAGTGGCGTCCGTCAGATAGGTGACTGTGTCTGCGCTTCGTAGAATCTTGGTGAGAAACTGCCTGCCGCCGGGGATCATCGACCAGCCAATTTCGTGGCCATGCGTTGTTGAGATGACACGTGAAGCGCCGGCCGAACGCGCAGCATTTGCCATAATTCCGAGCGGTGTGGAAGCGCCGAACCACACCACGTCAATCCGTTCCTCGGCAATGATGCGCTGCATTTCACGGCACACAGAGGGAAGTGGAAGCATCATCGTGCCTGGATACCTGTAAGTGGTCCACGGCTGGGAGGAATCATATGCCGCGGCACCGCCATCAGGCGGGCTGGAGGCGTACACAACGAGCTGGTGAGGATCGAGTTCCCTGACAAATCCCTCCAGATATGTCTGGATGCCACCCTTGCGGGGAGGGAAATCATTGGTAACAAGAAGGGTGCGCTTCATTGCCTTATCTTATGGCAGCTTCCTGCATCCTCGCTTGTCGGAGGCGGTGCTGAATGTCGATGCGGGGGATGTAGATGTGTTCAGCGGGTGCGCTGACTGAAGGTGCGGCGAACGCGGGTGCCTTGGCTGAAGGTGCGGCGAGCGCGGGTGTGCTGGCTGGTGCAGAACTCAGCCGCATACCCGTCACACAGTGTGGGGATCCATCCCTTCGGTGGTCTGGATGACGTCAGAGAGGCGCTTTGCGGCAGTGACAACGGCAGCAGCGTGCTGGCGCCCTGGCTGGCGACCCATCCGTTCAATCGGTCCCGAAATGGAGACAGATGCGATGACTCGGCCCGATGGTCCACGCACTGGAGCGGAGATTGAGGCTACGCCTGGTTCGCGTTCGCCAACAGATTGCGCCCAGCCGCGCCGGCGAACAGCTGAGAGATTGGTCGCGGTAAAGCTGGAGCCGTGCAGGCCGCGGTGAAGCCGGTCTGGTTCTTCCCACGCCAAGAGTACTTGGGCTGAGGAGCCGGCCTTCATGGACAGTGTTGCACCCACAGGAATGGAATCGCGCAGCCCCATGGTGCGTTCGGCAGCAGCAACACAGATGCGTTGTTCGCCTTGACGCCGGAAGAGCTGTGCCGACTCGCCGGTGTGGTCACGTAGGGCGACCAGTACTGGGGTTGCCGCTGCAAGCAAACGATCTTCGCCTGCAGCTGAGGCAAGTTCGCCAAGTCGAGGTCCAAGGACAAATCGACCCTGCATATCGCGGCCAACGAGGCGGTGGTACTCGAGGGCCACCGCGAGCCGGTGGGCGGTGGGACGTGCCAGATGCGTTGCGATTACCAGCTGGGCCAGAGTTTGGGGGCCAGACTCGAGCGCAGAAAGAACAGCGGCGGCTTTATCGAGTACGCCGACTCCGCTGCCCGCTTCTTCACGATTCTCCGAAATGACGGCTGCCAGTGTGTCCATGAACTGATATTCTCATCTCAAGGCGTGAGATGCAAGTGCGCCCGCGTGTGACGTGAGCGAACGTGTATCTACGAGAAGAAGGAGCAACTTATGGGCCGCACTCTTGCCGAAAAGGTTTGGAGCGATCACATCGTCAAGCACGGAGAAGATGGATCGCCTGATCTGCTATACATCGACCTCCAGCTTGTTCACGAAGTGACAAGCCCACAAGCCTTTGAAGGGTTGCGGCTCGCTGGACGGCAGGTTCGCCGCCCGGACCAGACGCTCGCAACTGAGGACCACAATACTCCCACGGTCAACATCGACCTTCCCATCGCGGATCCAGTTTCCAGCGCGCAGATCAATCAGCTGCGCATAAACTGTGAGGAATTCGGAGTGCCGATCTACTCACTGGGTAATGCAGATCAGGGCATTGTCCACGTGGTTGGCCCGCAGCTAGGCATCACCCAGCCCGGTATGACGATCGTGTGTGGCGACTCCCATACCTCCACGCACGGCGCGTTTGGCGCCTTGGCATTTGGCATCGGCACCTCTGAGGTGGAACACGTGTTGGCCACTCAGACTCTTCCGCTCACTCCTTTCAAGACCATGGCGGTCAACGTCAACGGCAAGCTGCGCCCGGGCACCACAGCCAAAGACATTATCTTGGCGATCATCGCGAAGATCGGGACCAACGGTGCGCAAGGGCACGTCATTGAGTATCGCGGTGAGGCTATTCGCTCGCTCTCCATGGAAGCGCGCATGACGATCTGCAACATGTCGATCGAAGCGGGCGCTCGTGCTGGCATGATCGCGCCTGACCAGACCACGTTTGATTACATCAATGGCCGTCCCAACGCACCTGAAGATTGGGATGACGCAGTCGCGTACTGGAGCACCTTGGTGAGCGACGACGACGCCGCCTTCGATACCGTTGTTGACCTCGACGCCGACGACCTCGAACCATTCGTGACGTGGGGTACCAATCCTGGTCAGGGCGTTCCGATTTCTGCGACCGTTCCGGATCCGGTAGAGATCGCTGACGAGACCCAGCGCAAGGCTGCCGAACGGGCGCTCGAATACATGGCGCTGCAACCCGGCACTCCCATCAAGGGCATCGCCGTTGACACGGTTTTCATTGGTTCTTGCACCAATGGACGTATTGAGGATCTGCGCAGTGTCGCTGCCATCATGGAGGGACGTCACAAAGCGGATTCTGTTCGTGTTCTGGTTGTGCCTGGTTCTGCGCGCGTGCGCCTGCAGGCAGAGGCTGAAGGCCTAGACAAGATCTTCCTTGACTTCGGCGCGGAGTTCCGAAATGCAGGCTGCTCAATGTGCCTGGCTATGAACGCTGACAAGCTTTCGCCGGGGGAGCGTTCGGCTTCCACCTCAAATCGAAACTTTATGGGCCGTCAAGGCCCGGGCGGGCGCACTCACTTGGTCTCCCCTTTGGTGGCTGCGGCAACAGCCGTACGTGGAACCATCTCTACCCCGTCAGATCTGGACTGAAAGGACGCAACCATGGAGAAGTTCACGACTCATACAGGTATTGGCGTCCCGCTCCGGCGCAGCGAAGTTGATACAGACCAGATCATTCCGGCGGTATACCTGAAGCGAATCACGCGCACGGGTTTTGAAGATGCGCTTTTTGCTTCGTTGCGCAAGGATCCAAGCTTTGTGCTCAACCAAGATGAGTACAAGCGCGGCTCTGTACTAGTGGCAGGCCCTGACTTTGGCACGGGCTCTTCGCGTGAGCACGCAGTATGGGCGCTTAAGGATTACGGTTTCAGGGCCGTGCTGGCACCCCGCTTTGCTGACATCTTCCGCGGCAACTCGGGCAAGCAAGGTCTAGTTGCCGGAATCGTCGCGCAAGAGGATATTGAGCAGCTGTGGAAGCTACTTGAGAACGAACCTGGTCTCGAGGTGAAGATTGACCTCGTCAACCGAATGGTCAGCTGTGGTGGATTCGCCTGCGAATTCGAGATTGATGACTACACTCGCTGGCGTCTGATGGAGGGTCTCGATGATATCGGCCTAACTCTTCAAGACGTTGAACTGATCGATGAGTTCGAAGCGAAGCGCCCGAGCTTCAAGCCTAAGACTCTCCCACAGAAGCACTTGCCCAACGTTCCTGTTGTTTCGGCGCGTCCGGTGGATGATGAGGCCGCCTTGGCCTGAGATCTGAAAGATCAACACTGTGTTTGGGGGATACTGCAATTGCCGTATCCCCCAAAATGCATTTCTGCAGCTTCACCGTGACGTGCATCATGACGGGTATCTTGCGGCCAGCGATTCATCTGGTGGCGAAGTCACATCAGAGCGAATAGGTCACACGTCCACCGAGTATTTGGCGCGATTCTTTCGCACGGACCAGATGAGAAGCCCGGTGTGGTGTTCCGCTTTTCTCAGGTGTGTCCGAGTCGCTACTGGCATGGCAGGGAGGTTCGGCTATTCTGGTTGAGACGTTGCCGGGCTTTCGGCACATGAGTTGTCGCGCCACGTGTGCGTGAAGGGACAAAGATGAGCGGAAAGCTCCGAGTAGTTGGCGGAACACCACTGACGGGTGAAATCACTGTTCGTGGAGCGAAGAACTTCGTCTCCAAGGCGATGGTGGCTTCGCTCCTCGCCTCAGATACCTCGGTACTTCGTAATGTTCCACTGATCCGCGATGTGGATGTGGTCAGCGATCTCCTGCGGCTGCACGGTGTAGAAGTCAATTACGATCAAGAAGCCGGGATTCTTGGGATAACACCAGGCGAACTCCATCTACCTGATGACCCGATGGAGATGGACAGGTTGGCGGGTTCTTCTCGAATTCCTATTCTGTTTGCAGGGCCGTTGCTGCACAAGATGGGGGAGGCCTTCATACCTGACCTGGGTGGCTGTCACATCGGCGATCGGCCAGTGGACTTCCACATGCAGATTCTGCAGGATTTTGGCGCCAAGCGCTTGCAGGAACCCGGCGGCATGCATTTGGTTGCAGAGAATGGTCTGAAAGCAAAGCCCGTTCACTTACCCTACCCATCAGTTGGTGCCACTGAGCAGACACTTCTGACAGCAGTCATGGCAAATGGGATCACCGAACTGACCAACGCAGCCATTGAACCTGAAATCATGGATCTCATTGCGGTCCTTCAGAAGATGGGTGCGATTATCTCAGTGGATACTGATCGCACGATTCGCATTGAGGGCGTAGACCAGCTCTATGGTTACTCACACACATCCATGCCCGACCGCATCGAAGCTGGCTCTTGGGCCTGCGCGGCTCTAGCCACTCACGGTGACGTGTACGTTCGTGGAGCCGAACAGGACTCGATGATGAGCTTCCTCAATGTGTTCCGCAAGGTCGGCGGTGCGTTTGAGATTGATGACAACGGTATCCGCTTCTGGCATCCGGGCGGCGACCTCTCCTCGCTCTCCATTCAGACGGACGTCCATCCAGGCTTCATGACCGATTGGCAGCAGCCGTTGGTCGTGGCGCTGACGCAAGCCAACGGCATCTCGATTGTTCACGAGACCGTGTATGAGAATAGATTCGGATTCACCGATGCGCTGGTTGAGATGGGTGCGCACATCCAGACGTACCGGGAGTGCCTCGGCGGCCTGCCCTGCCGGTTTGGACAGCGCAACTTCTACCACTCCGCAGTTATTCAGGGTCCAACGCCTTTGGTAGCAGCTGACATTGAGGTTCCGGACCTGCGCGGTGGCTTCTCCCATCTCATTGCGGCCCTTGCGGCCCAAGGCACATCAATGGTCTCGGGAATCGACATTATCGATCGCGGATACGAACACTTCATGCAGAAGCTACAGAGCCTAGGTGCGCACGTGGAGAAGGTCGAATAATGTCTAAGGATCGCACTGCTTCGCGTCCGGAACCCATACTCATGCGGGTAATTGGCCCACCTATTGTGGCGGCGGTGCATGCGATCCAAGACGTACGAGTTCACGGGGATTCGCGGCTACCTCAATCAGGTCCCCTGATCGTTCTATGCAATCACACCTGCCACTTGGATGGCTTCACTGCCGCCGTGGCGCTGTATCAGGCAGGCATTCCGCCGCGCTTCGCTATCAAGGCTGATGTCTTTGACATTCCCGTGGTGGGACCAGCCTTGCGCACGCTAGGTCAAGTACCTATCTATCGGCCGGGAGTCGTCACGACTCCAAACGGCGGTTCGGCGTCGTCGTCGATCGCGAATCTATCTCAGGCACTCGACCATGGTGACTGCGTGGTGATCTTCCCAGAATCCACGTTTACGCGTGATCCCGAGAAATGGCCGATGAAGGCGAAGACGGGAGCCGCTCGGCTGATTCTGGAGCATCCTGAAGCCAAGGTGTTTACCCTTGTCCACTGGGGAAATGAAGGGCTCATCGATCCATGGACACACAAGGTGCACTGGCAGCGATTTGGACGCCGCACCACGCGTCTGACCGTTGGCTTTGATGAGGTCAAGGGAATCGAGAACTTCCGGGACCGCGAGGTAACGCACAATCTGCTTGTAGAACTGAGCGAGTATCTTATGGGCGCGATCACCTCTAAGCTCTCGGAGATTCGGGCCACAGACCCGCAGTCACGAGGCAAGGTCCCACGGGCTGTTCGATGGGACATTGATAAGGATGGCGATCCCTTTGCTGCCCATGACGCGAGAAATAAAGCACGGACGCTTCAGCGAGCAGAGAGGCGAAAGAAGGTAAGGAAGTATGGTGGGACCATGGCGGTCCTCGCAGCCTCACTTGTTCTTCCCCAAGCGGCCCGAAGAAGGCACAAGAAGCAATAGGTGCAACGTGCACAAGACTCTCCGCCTGCGGCTTTGATCTACGTTCTTCCTCTGAGAAATGGCAGGGAGGTTTAGGTAGTAGTCGCGCGGCAGTGCGCAGATGCGAGACGCGCAGATCCAGAACCTTCCACGGTGCGATACTAAGATGTATGACTGACGTGAAGGCTGAGCTGAGCCAAAAGATACCTTCGTTTGATCTGGAAAGAACACAAGTTCTTGCCAACGGCCTTCGGCTCTCGATCCTCTCTCGGTTTCTAGTTCATTCGCGGATGCGATCCAAGGACATTGCGGAAGCGTTGGGAAAACCGCCTAACCTGATTGCCTACCATCTCAAGAGACTTGAACAGAGTCAGTTCCTCAGACGCGCTGAAGTACCGGGTGCTGACGGGCGCGAGGTGTGGTGGGAGCTCGATCCCAGCGGAGTATGGATCGTCCCTGAAGATGAACCCGAAACGAAAGCTCTCGGCTATGAAGCAATTCGTCTTCAAACTAATACTATGCAGGATATATATGCACGGTCCCGCCAATCGGGTATTGCTGACGCCCATCCTCACGTAGTTGTGCGCTGCGGAGTGAACTTGACGTTGAAAGAGGCCGAGGAGATCACTGACATGATCTCAGCCGCAGTTACAGAGATAGTTGCGCGGCGTACCGAAGTCACTGCAGTGCCCAAGGATGTTACCTACATGGCGAACATTGAGTGGTATGCAGCGTCAGAAGATTCCGCGGAGGGGCTCGCGGCTCGTCAGGACCCCGAGGAACTTCGTCGCCGTGCGATTCGAGCTTTCTATAACGGCAAATAGGGCGCTTCCGAAAGTTCGGCGGCTACAGACTAGCTGGCGGGAAACTCGATCGAAAGCTGGTACGTATCGTCGTCGAAATCAATAAAGTATGGTGACTGGGCGTCGAGCCCAATGAAGATAAGGTGCATACCTTCAAACGGTGCTTGCACATTGATATCGCGAATGACTTGGGTGGTAGGAAACACCGGCTCGAGGTTCATGTCCTCACCCTCCTCGGGATACCTTACGCCGGAGACGGTGATTTGTAGGATAGCGGATCCTTGAATCTCCACGGGTAGTCCGCTGCCGTCGGCGATCGCTTCATCGACCCATTGGGCGTGCCACTCTAGATCCCCTGTTCCAGCGGCGTATTGGATGATTGCTCGTTCGATACCGGAATCTACCGCTGCACGTGCACCAGTAGGCAGGTAGTTACCGGTGAGCTCAGGGAAGTCGTCCGACTGGCTTTCGCCGCTGGTCCATGTCTCGTCTGGTCGAGGGGTAGAAGGCGCAGTTGCCGAGCTAGGGGCGTCGGTAGTTGGGGTCTCAGATGGACTGAGCGATGTCTCGGTTGTGGTCTCTGACGTGGTCGCGTTGCCTGTTTCAGGACTCGTGGTGCTTGATGTACACGCAGCGATCGTGAAGGTAAGTATGGCTGCGGTTGCGATAGCGATTGTGCGGCGCATGAATGCCTCCAGAAGTGGTGATGGCGCAGCGTGTTGTGCCGGAACAGCCGCCGCGAGACTCAAACGGTAGATTTGATCGGTTGATTTGAACGGTAGCAGGCCTGGCACAGACCGTGGATCGGGTGTACCGGGAACCGCCACCGCATATGTGGAAAGAGCCCAGCCGTTGTCACTCCTCACTTAACCATGTGTGAGCTCTTCAATCCACAAGGAGTCTGCGCGTGTGGCGACTAGCCGGCGTTGTTGCTCGCTGGCGTGCGAACTACCGGTGGGCGTGAACTACCGGTGGGTGTGAACTACCGGCCGGCGATAACTACCGGCGGGCGTGAACAGCCTGCAGCGCCTGTTCGAGATCTTGCCACAGGTCTTCGATGTCCTCGATTCCCACGCTCACACGCAAGAGGTCTTCGGGAACTGTCGGGGCCTCGGTTGGGAAGCGGCGGCGGCGTTCAAACGATGATTCGACTCCGCCCAAGGATGTTGCCGGAAGCCAGATGTTGGTGCGTGTGCCGAGGTCATCAGCTGCCTGAGCACCACCAACAGGGCGCATCGTGAGTACGCCACCAAAGCAATTCATCAGGGCTGTGGCGCGATCATGCTGCGGATGGCTTGCAAGAGAAGGATGCGAGACTTCGGCTACCAGCGGGTGACCTTCAAGCCGGCGCGCAAGCTCCGCTGCATTCTGCCAAATCCGTTCCATCCGCAAAGAGAGCGTACGCATTCCTCTCAGCAACAGCCACGCTTCGAATGGCCCGGCGATACCACCTGAGTTAGTGCGCTCTTCTTGAAGTTCGGCTTGGAGTTCAGGGTTGTTGGTTACGGTTGCCCCCAAGACCACGTCCGAATGACCGGACAAGTACTTTGTTGCCGAATGAACGACGACGTCGGCGCCTTCTTCCAGCGGATGCTGACCAAGCGGGGTGGCAAACGTGTTGTCTACCACTACCAACGCACCAGCCTCATGTGCGGCTTTGGCGATGGTGGGGATGTCGGCGATCTCCAGCATCGGGTTGGTAGGTGACTCAATCCACACAAGTCCTGCGGGTTCGCCCGCTGTGATGGCGGCAATGACTTCCTCTGTGTTCGCGATGTCTACCTCACGCACCTGACCGCCTTCACGCTTCGCCCTGTCATGAGCCACAAGCAAGGTGGCGTGGTAGGCATGACGTGGAGTGACGATTGCCTTGCCGGGCGCACCGAGATGTATGGCGTTTGCAACCGCCGCCATGCCGGAAGAGTGCAGTAATGCGGACAAATCGGCGCCTTCGAGCGTGGCGATGAGCTTTTCTGCAGGATGCCAGGATTCGTTGGTCCACCGCGCGTACAACATGGTGCCGTCTGGTTCACCCAGGCTGTAGTACGTCGAAGAAATCGTGATGGGTGGGTTGACGGGTGAACCTTGGGTGCGGGGTGGACGTGCTGCGGTGGCCACCACAGTCGCGGGGGCAAGGTGGGTGTTGGGGGCGGTCGTATTCTCCATAACAAGTAGGCTACGACTTGATGGAATGAACCACGAGAAAGGTTCGAACTGTGGCATCGAAGATTCGCGTCGCGCTGATCTACGGTGGGGTCTCTGGGGAACACTCGGTTTCCTGCCTCACCGCCGCGTCAGTAATGAAGGCAATGGACCCCGAAAAGTATGAAATCCTGCCAATTGGCATTCGTCAAGATGGAACCTGGGTTCCAGGAGTAGCGGATCCGTTGGTCTTGGAAGGGGCTGGCGCTCGCGGAACCGTTGGCACGTCTGATGATCAAGTGCTGCTTGGGATCGGCGCCGGCCATGATGCGGTGTATTCCACCGCGATGTCGCTTCCGGAGGGAGAGACCCACGGGGATCTGCGCGAGCTCGGTGGGGTAGACGTGGCATTTCCCCTTCTCCATGGTCCCTTTGGCGAGGATGGCACAATTCAGGGCATGCTTGAAATGGCTGGGATTCCTTACGTGGGCTCGGGCGTCTTCGCTTCCGCCGCTGGTATGGACAAGCATTTTATGAAGGTGGTTTTGGAGGCCGCTGGCTTGCCGGTGGCGCCATATGTGGTAGCAACCGCCAAGCGGTGGCGCTTGATGCGGGATGCTGTGCTGGAAGAAGTGGCAGCCAAGCTCACCTATCCAGTGTTCGTCAAGCCGTGCCGCGCTGGATCTTCCCTCGGAATCACCAAAGTGGATACCCCGGCTGGTCTGGACGCTGCTGTGGAGTTCGCCCAGAAGACTGATCCTAAGGTTCTTATCGAACAAGGCGTGGTTGGCCGAGAAATCGAATGTGCAGTCTTGGGCGGTCACGGTGATGCTTCTGCGCGGGCTTCCGTGTTGGGTGAGATCGCGTTGGATATGGAACCTGGTGCTTGGTATGACTATGAGACCAAGTACATTCAAACTGAGGGTTTTCACATGGTGATCCCGGCGGAAATTGATAGGGAAGTGGCTGAGCGGATGCGGGCCATGGCAGTTGACGTGTTTGATGCCTTTGAGTGTGAGGGCATGACTCGCGTGGACTTCTTCTTGACGCCTGAGAATCACATCATCGTCAACGAGCACAACACCATTCCCGGCTTCACGAATGTATCGATGTATCCCATCCTGTGGGAACACACGGGAGTGACATACTCGCATCTCATTGACGAACTCATTGGATTGGCGTTGGAACGGCCAGTCGGCCTGCGGTAAGGCGAAGTCGTGGCTCCCTTTGTGTGCTGGGAGCTAGCTGCGGGTGGGATTAAAGTCCCATCAATTGTTTGGTGTACCACTCTTTGCGCGAGAGCTTCCATCAATTAATAGTTAAAGGGTAAAGTAATTCGTGTTCGCGAGGAACCCTCGCCACATAGAGTCGTAATCCCTGAAAGGATCTCAAGTGAAGATCGTCTACCTCGTCGGCAGCTTGGCTGAACAGTCCATCAACCGTGGCCTTTCTGAAGCAGTGAAGAGTGTTGCCCCTGAAGGCATGGAGCTAGTTGAGGTTCCAATTGGTAGCCTGCCGCTGTACAACCGCGACCTCGATACCAACTACCCGCAGGTTGCAAAGGACCTCAAGGCAGCCATTGAAGATGCTGACGGCGTCATCCTGTTTACGCCTGAGTACAACCGCATGTACTCCTCTGCGCTTGCTAACGCCATTGAGTGGTCATCGCGCCCATGGGGCAGCATGTCCCTCGCTGGCAAGCCTGTCGCGGCTATTGGCGCTTCGCCATCAGGCATTGGCACGGCATCTGCTCAGCAGCACCTGCGTTCAACTCTCGCATTCTTCGGCGCAAAGGTTATGGGCCAGCCGGAGGCCTACATTGACGCGAACAAGGCCGAACTGACATCTGACGGAACCGTCAACGAGGATGCAGCTAAGGTTCTCACCAACTGGGTGAACGCTTTTGGTAGCTTCGTTGAGGCCAACAAGGCCTGAAGGCACATTCCATGTGCGGCTGTGCTTGTGGTAGAAGCTGAGGCCAGCGACATCTCACATCGTCCTCGGTCAGACTGGATGGCATGATTGAATCATGCTCGTCAGAGAACTGACCGAGGACGATCTGCTTTCAATCATCGTCCCACACCTGCCTCAGGCCCGCGGAATCATCGTTCCTTCGGGTGATGACTGTGCTGTGATTCCAGCGCCCGACGGACGGGTGGCCGTTTCTACTGACATGCTTGTGGAGGATATCCACTTCCGGCGGACCTGGTCTACAGGTGCCGACGTCGGCTGGCGAGCAGCAATGCAGAACCTAGCAGATGCTGTTGCGATGGGCGCTCATCCCTCCT
The DNA window shown above is from Changpingibacter yushuensis and carries:
- a CDS encoding trans-sulfuration enzyme family protein, with amino-acid sequence MENTTAPNTHLAPATVVATAARPPRTQGSPVNPPITISSTYYSLGEPDGTMLYARWTNESWHPAEKLIATLEGADLSALLHSSGMAAVANAIHLGAPGKAIVTPRHAYHATLLVAHDRAKREGGQVREVDIANTEEVIAAITAGEPAGLVWIESPTNPMLEIADIPTIAKAAHEAGALVVVDNTFATPLGQHPLEEGADVVVHSATKYLSGHSDVVLGATVTNNPELQAELQEERTNSGGIAGPFEAWLLLRGMRTLSLRMERIWQNAAELARRLEGHPLVAEVSHPSLASHPQHDRATALMNCFGGVLTMRPVGGAQAADDLGTRTNIWLPATSLGGVESSFERRRRFPTEAPTVPEDLLRVSVGIEDIEDLWQDLEQALQAVHARR
- a CDS encoding D-alanine--D-alanine ligase family protein, which gives rise to MASKIRVALIYGGVSGEHSVSCLTAASVMKAMDPEKYEILPIGIRQDGTWVPGVADPLVLEGAGARGTVGTSDDQVLLGIGAGHDAVYSTAMSLPEGETHGDLRELGGVDVAFPLLHGPFGEDGTIQGMLEMAGIPYVGSGVFASAAGMDKHFMKVVLEAAGLPVAPYVVATAKRWRLMRDAVLEEVAAKLTYPVFVKPCRAGSSLGITKVDTPAGLDAAVEFAQKTDPKVLIEQGVVGREIECAVLGGHGDASARASVLGEIALDMEPGAWYDYETKYIQTEGFHMVIPAEIDREVAERMRAMAVDVFDAFECEGMTRVDFFLTPENHIIVNEHNTIPGFTNVSMYPILWEHTGVTYSHLIDELIGLALERPVGLR
- a CDS encoding NADPH-dependent FMN reductase; this translates as MKIVYLVGSLAEQSINRGLSEAVKSVAPEGMELVEVPIGSLPLYNRDLDTNYPQVAKDLKAAIEDADGVILFTPEYNRMYSSALANAIEWSSRPWGSMSLAGKPVAAIGASPSGIGTASAQQHLRSTLAFFGAKVMGQPEAYIDANKAELTSDGTVNEDAAKVLTNWVNAFGSFVEANKA